GGGTTCGCAATGCCGGATACATCTACAAGGGGCAGTATGACGGATGGTTCTGCCCCGCCTGCGCCGAGTTCAAAGAAGAAGAGGAGCCGGGGAAGCCGCCGCGGTGTGAGTTGCACAATCGAGAGGCCGAGCGCGTCTCGGAAGAAAGCTACTTTTTCGCTCTCTCGGCCTTTCAGGATCGGCTGCTCGAGTTCTACCGCGAGAACCCGCAGTTCGTGCAACCGGAGGCGCGCGCCAATGAGGTCGTGAGTTTCGTCTCGCGTGGGTTGAAGGACCTCTCCATCAGTCGCGTGTCGGTGCGCTGGGGCATTCCCGTGCCGGATGATCCCCGCCACACGATGTATGTGTGGTTCGATGCGCTGTCGAACTACATCACGGCGCTGGGGTTCGGCAATGACCGTCGCCACCTGGCGCACGGTGGAACTCGGTGGGACGATCCTTTTGCCACGTTCTGGCCTGCCGACGTCCATATCGTTGGCAAAGACATTCTTCGATTTCATGCCGTTTACTGGCCGGCGTTTCTGATGGCCGCGGGGCTGGAGCCTCCGCGCATGGTTTACGCCCACGGGATGTGGCTTTCCGGTGGGCGGAAGATGTCCAAGACGCTCGGCAACACGATTGATCTGGCCGTGCTCAAGCGATTCTTCCCCCTCGATGGGATCCGTTACTTCTGCCTGCGGGAGATGGTCTTCGGCGAGGACGCCGATTTCACCTACGGAGCGCTGATTGACCGCATCAATGCTGATCTCGCCGATGGGCTCGGAAATCTCACGAGTCGCACGCTGACGATGATTCGCTCCTTCTGCGATGGCGTTATTCCGAGCGATGACGCCGCGCTCCAGACCGATGGCGAACGGGAGATCGAAGTGAGTGCCGAGGCGACGATCCGCGCCTTCGTGAGCGAGTTCGATCAGTACCGTTTCAATCGAGCGCTGGAAGCGGCCTGGAGCCTCATCGCCCGGGTGGATAAATATCTCTCCGACAGGAAACCGTGGGAGCTGGCCCGGACGCCCTCGGCCCGGCAGCGGCTGGACGTGGTTCTGGCGACGGCAGTGAAGGCTCTCCGGGTTTTAGCCGTGCTCCTCAGTCCCGTGTTGCCGTCCGCCACGCGCCGACTCTGGCACCAGATGGGATTGAGCGGTGAGCCGGCGGAGATCAATCCCCAGGCACTCAGCTTCGCGGCCGCCATAGGCGGTTGTCGCATCGGGGAGATCACCCCTCTGTTTCCTCGAATCAACAAGGAGAAGACCATGGCTGAAATCGAAAGCGAAAAATCACGCGAAAGCGCAGTCACCCCTTCAGCCTCTCCCGTCGGAACCTTCATCACGATTGACGATTTCGCCAAAGTTGATCTGCGGGCGGGAACTGTCGTTTTCGCCGAGAAGGTGGAGAAGGCCGACAAGCTTCTGCGACTCCTGGTGGACGTGGGAGAAGCCCAGCCGCGCCAGGTGGTCGCCGGGATCGCGCCGTACTACACGCCGGAACAGCTCATTGGTCGGCGCGTTATCCTCGTGGCCAATCTTCAGCCGCGGAAACTGCGGGGATTGGAATCGCAGGGCATGGTTCTGGCCGCGGTCGTAGGCCCGGAAGAGAGACCGGTGCTCGCCGGCTTCCTCGAAGATGTCCCCAATGGGGCGAAATTGAGGTAGCGATCCGTGACGCACGAACGGTGGACCGATCAAGGCGGTCGCTTCGTGGACTCGCACGCGCATCTCTCCGCGCCGGAGTTCGATGCTGACCGCGACGCCGTCATCGCCCGCGCGCGTGACGGAGGCGTCGAGCTGATTCTAAACGTCGCTCTGAGCGATTCCGACCAAGGATTTCAACGGGCGCTGGAGCTGGCCGAGCACTACGATTTTCTCTACGTCGCCATCGGCGTTCATCCCCATGATGCGCGACGGTATAACCCGGAGCTGGAACAGAAGCTCCTTCGCCTGGCCGAGCATCCCAAGGTCATCGCCTGGGGAGAGATCGGATTGGACTACCACTACGATCATTCTCCCCCGGAGGTGCAGCGAGAGGTCTTTTCTCGCCAGCTTCGGCTGGCCCGGCTGCGGCAATTGCCCGTCGTCATTCACACGCGGGAGGCCGAAGAGGATACGCTGACGATTCTGCGCGAGCACTGGCGGGAAAAAGGACGCGAGGGCGTGATGCATTGCTTCACGGGGAGTCATCAGCTCGCACACGCCTGCCTGGCTCAAGGCTTTCACATCTCCTTGTCCGGAATCGTCACATTCAAAAACGCCGATCATCTGCGGCAGCTCGCCCGGTGGGTTCCCATCGAGCGGCTGCTCATCGAAACGGACTGTCCGTATCTTGCCCCGGTGCCCTATCGGGGGCGACGCAATGAGCCCGCCTACGTTCGTGAGGTCGCCCGACAGATCGCCGAGGTTCGAGACCTCTTCCCGCATGACATTGGGAGGATTACCTCCTACAACTTTCGCCGCTTGTTCGAGAAGAGATTGCGACCGGAGCATCGGTTCGAGCGCCGCCGCACGATTGTCTATCAAATTCGCGATTCCCTCTATGTCAATCTGACGAATCGCTGTACGTCGCTCTGCGTCTTTTGCTCGCGGGTGGACGATCCGGTGGCCTCCGGCTACTGGCTGGGAATGAGCGCCGACGAGGAGCCGACGGCAAAGGAAGTCATCGCCGCCATCGGCGATCCGCGCCGGTATCGGGAGATCGTTTTTTGCGGCTACGGCGAGCCGACGCTGAAACTCAGGGAACTGGTCGAGATCGGCCGATATGTGAAGGCGCATGGGGGGCGCGTCCGGGTTGACACCATTGGCCATGCTAATCTGATTCACGGACGGAACGTCGTTCCGGAATTCGTCGGAGCCGTGGATGAGTTTTCTCTGAGCCTGAACGCCCCCACCCGAGAGCAATACGAGAAGCTCGTGCGCAGCGAGTGGCCCGATC
The sequence above is drawn from the Blastocatellia bacterium genome and encodes:
- a CDS encoding TatD family hydrolase yields the protein MTHERWTDQGGRFVDSHAHLSAPEFDADRDAVIARARDGGVELILNVALSDSDQGFQRALELAEHYDFLYVAIGVHPHDARRYNPELEQKLLRLAEHPKVIAWGEIGLDYHYDHSPPEVQREVFSRQLRLARLRQLPVVIHTREAEEDTLTILREHWREKGREGVMHCFTGSHQLAHACLAQGFHISLSGIVTFKNADHLRQLARWVPIERLLIETDCPYLAPVPYRGRRNEPAYVREVARQIAEVRDLFPHDIGRITSYNFRRLFEKRLRPEHRFERRRTIVYQIRDSLYVNLTNRCTSLCVFCSRVDDPVASGYWLGMSADEEPTAKEVIAAIGDPRRYREIVFCGYGEPTLKLRELVEIGRYVKAHGGRVRVDTIGHANLIHGRNVVPEFVGAVDEFSLSLNAPTREQYEKLVRSEWPDRAFDSALEFAREAVRHGFEVTFTVVRLPHLDVDACRQIAQRIGARFRVREYVGMTGTEFAPENRE
- the metG gene encoding methionine--tRNA ligase subunit beta — protein: VRNAGYIYKGQYDGWFCPACAEFKEEEEPGKPPRCELHNREAERVSEESYFFALSAFQDRLLEFYRENPQFVQPEARANEVVSFVSRGLKDLSISRVSVRWGIPVPDDPRHTMYVWFDALSNYITALGFGNDRRHLAHGGTRWDDPFATFWPADVHIVGKDILRFHAVYWPAFLMAAGLEPPRMVYAHGMWLSGGRKMSKTLGNTIDLAVLKRFFPLDGIRYFCLREMVFGEDADFTYGALIDRINADLADGLGNLTSRTLTMIRSFCDGVIPSDDAALQTDGEREIEVSAEATIRAFVSEFDQYRFNRALEAAWSLIARVDKYLSDRKPWELARTPSARQRLDVVLATAVKALRVLAVLLSPVLPSATRRLWHQMGLSGEPAEINPQALSFAAAIGGCRIGEITPLFPRINKEKTMAEIESEKSRESAVTPSASPVGTFITIDDFAKVDLRAGTVVFAEKVEKADKLLRLLVDVGEAQPRQVVAGIAPYYTPEQLIGRRVILVANLQPRKLRGLESQGMVLAAVVGPEERPVLAGFLEDVPNGAKLR